In a single window of the Pseudomonas entomophila genome:
- a CDS encoding KilA-N domain-containing protein — MSTKSITVSKPALITKDWQGKTFTFREDGYFNMTKAAQHFDKKLSNFWDSPNTKEAMDEFSKTLDFRELTIATRGRYNSGTWGHPKIAVFYAWWLDPRFAVHCSLMIDDILRGVSTVTIEKPAESSVVAAQKTTPVAAPQVLQQDTTQKLAGLVAQMFGVFKEELRKEILQDLRPALAECAISAAPTSRPVQQDLYGMVSHPFTNTKRPVPPQKRSEFMKAQDFSIMKGHKLFGSELSNFGYMVSVHCKFYGLTIWPGKEAGARVWPLEALETVWQKNHYA, encoded by the coding sequence GGACGGCTACTTCAATATGACGAAGGCCGCCCAACACTTTGACAAGAAGCTTTCCAATTTCTGGGACAGTCCCAACACCAAGGAGGCCATGGATGAGTTTTCTAAAACCCTAGATTTCAGGGAATTAACCATCGCCACCCGTGGGCGCTACAACAGTGGCACCTGGGGTCATCCAAAAATCGCTGTCTTCTACGCATGGTGGCTTGATCCGCGCTTCGCTGTGCATTGCTCCCTGATGATTGATGACATCCTCAGAGGGGTCTCCACAGTCACCATCGAGAAGCCTGCTGAATCGTCCGTAGTGGCTGCTCAAAAAACCACTCCCGTAGCCGCCCCTCAGGTCCTTCAACAGGACACCACACAGAAACTCGCTGGGCTAGTTGCTCAGATGTTCGGTGTTTTCAAAGAGGAGCTCCGTAAGGAAATCCTACAAGACCTGAGACCTGCTCTTGCAGAGTGCGCAATAAGCGCAGCCCCAACATCCCGCCCGGTTCAACAGGACCTGTATGGCATGGTGTCTCACCCCTTCACCAATACCAAACGCCCTGTGCCACCACAGAAGCGTTCTGAGTTCATGAAGGCTCAAGATTTCAGCATCATGAAGGGGCATAAGCTCTTTGGAAGCGAGCTCAGCAACTTCGGGTACATGGTTAGCGTTCACTGCAAGTTCTATGGGCTGACTATCTGGCCAGGTAAAGAGGCCGGGGCCCGAGTGTGGCCTCTTGAAGCCCTCGAAACCGTGTGGCAGAAGAACCACTACGCCTAA